TCACCTGATGGTCGAGCGGCCCGAACGTTACCTGCGCGACTTCGCGGAGGCGGGGGCCGACGGTCTGACCGTTCATGTGGAGGCGACGCCGCACGTCCACCGGGCCGTGGGGGCGATCCGCGAACTCGGCAGGCGGGCGGGCGTCACCCTCAACCCCGGCACGCCGCTGGAGGCGGTGCGGCCCGTCCTGGGGGACGTGGACCTCGTGCTGGTGATGAGCGTCAACCCCGGTTTCGGCGGGCAGCGGTTTCTCCCGGCGAGCGTGGAGCGGGTGCGGACCCTGCGGCGCTGGCTGGACGAGATCGGCAGCGCCGCCGACGTGCAGGTGGACGGCGGCGTGACGCCGGAGAACGCCCGAATGCTCGCCGATGCGGGCGCGACCGTCCTCGTGGCGGGCAGCAGCGTCTTCGGGCCGGACGGGGCGGCGGCGGGGCTGGCGCGGTTGCGGGAGGCGCTGGCGTGAGGAGGGAGCGGCCAGCCTCCAGCTTCCAGCCACCAGCAGAAGACCAGTTGGTTCGGCGGCGTTGGAGCCGGAGATCAAGAGACCCCTGGACCTCCGGGTGGTTTGCTGGCCGCTGGCCGCTGGCCGCTGGCCGCCCCCCCTCCCCGGTACCGCGATGAGACTGCGCGTCGACCTCCTCCCCCACGGCCACTACCCGGACGTGGTGCTCGTGGTGGACGTGCTGCGGGCCACGACGACCGCCGTGCAGTACTTGGAGCGGGGGGCGGAGGCGCTGCTCCTGACCGCCACGCCGGAGGTCGCTCTGAGTCTGCGCGAGGGGAGTTCCGACATTCTCCTCGGCGGGGAGCGGGGCGGGCTGCCTATCCCCGGCTTCGACTTCGGCAACAGCCCGGTGGAGGCCGCCGGACAGAACTTCACGGGCAAGACGGTGGTGATGAACACGACGAACGGCACCGGGGCCGCCTTCGCCGCCGCCGAAACGGGCAAACACGTGCTGCTGGCCGCTTTGGTCAACGCGCACGCCGCCGCCCGCCGCGCCCGGTCGCTCGCCACGGAGGAGATCGCCGTCGTGTGCGCGGGCACCGATACGCGGGTGGGGCTGGAGGACGTGTATACCGCCGGGGTCCTCGCCGAGTACCTGCTGGCGATGGGGGCTTTCTCCAGCGACGACGGCACCCGGATCGCCCTGACGGTGCGCCGCAACGCCGCCGATCCGGTCGAGACGCTCTCCAGCAGCGCGCACGGCCAGCACCTCGCGGACCTGGGGCTGGGGGGCGACGTGCGCCATGCCGCCCAGGTCAGCACGAGCACGCTGGTGCCCACGCTCGCGCCGGGCGGGGACACGCCGGGGGCGCTGCGGTTCGTGGCGGGGTGAGGGGGTCCTCTTCCCCCAACACGACCCCGGCACGGCGCGAACTTGTGACACGGCGGTAGGTGACGCCCCACTAGCCTGGGGGCCGTATGGACCTCACGCCGCCCGACCTCCTCGCCCACCTGCGGGACGCCCGGTACACCGACCTCGACCCCTTTCTCACTGGCCTGCAAGGGCGCTTCGAGCGCGGCGAGGTGAGCGAGCTGGAGTTGAAGCGGACTTTCGACGCCTTCCAGAATCCCGACCCGGCGCTGGGCGAGTGCTTCCGGGGGTGGATGGACACTCACCCCGGTTCCTACGCGGCGCACGCGGCGCTGGCGGGGTGGCTGCTGGGCCGCGCCTGGGCCTTCCGGGGTGAGACCACGGCCAATCTGGTGAGCGATCAGGGCTGGCGTGGTCTGCACCACTTTCTCGAACAGGCGGAGGGATGCGCGCGGGAGGCGACGACCCTGACGCGTAACCCTCTGACGGCGTGGCTGACGGTCGCCACCGTCCACAACACGCGGGGCTGTCAGATGAGCCTCGCCGACGTGCAGGCTCAGCAGTATCCCGACTGGTACACCCGCCCGCTGGAGGACAACCCGCACTCGCTGGAGCTGCGCCGCGTCACGCTGCTGCACCTGCGCGCCGAGTGGGGCGGGAGCGAGGAACACATGCTGACCTTTGTGCGCCAGCAGCAGGAGGCGGGCCTGCTGGGGCAGGGCGACATGCAGAAGCTCTGGGCCGCCTTCCACTCCCACGTCTCGCACCACGCCCTGCATTTCGCGGGCGATTCGGCAGCAGGCGTCGAGCGGGCGCGGCTGGCGGCGGACCTTCAGGAGAGCTACGCCGACCAGTTGCTCGTCGCGCTCACGCACGCCGATGCCCCCGAGGCAGAGCGGCGGGTGGCGTTGGAACGCTTCCTGGCCGCCGCCGAGGGAGACCCCCGCGTTCGCGCGAGTGGAAATTTCCCCTGGGCGCTGTACCAGGCGAAGGGCTGGCTCGAACCTCTGCTGCCCCGTGTCACGGCCCTGCTCACCCGCTGGGCCGGGGAGGGCGATCACGAGGCGGCGGTGACGTTGGGTCGCCTGCATTGTTTCAACCGCACGTGGGCCATACCCGATCCCACCCCCCTCCTCATGCGCGCCCGCGACGAGGGCGACAAGGCCGCCGCAGAAATGCTCGTCCACCTGCAAGAGCACGGGCTGGGATTGAAGGCGGCGTTGCGCGACACGCCGGAGAAGCGCGACGCCGTCCTCAAGGCCGCCGACCTCGGCAGCGACGACATGAGCTGGCGCGTGTACCGGGGGTTCGACGCCTACCGGGGGCAGTTCGAGCTGGACGACCGCGCGAAGTACCGCTACCTCCTCAAGGCCGCCGACGCCGGGAACAACGACGCCCGCTTCGCCCTCGCCCAGCAACTGCGCGCCGGGCTGGTTGAGGTCGGGGACGACGGTGTGCTGCGGCCCGTGGACACCCGGCCCCTTCAGGACAGCCTCGACTACGCCAAGCACCTCCTCGAACGCGCCGCCGCCGAGGAGCACAAGGGGGCGCAGAAGGCGTTGAAGAAGGCCAAAGACGGGGACTGGGACGCCAAGACCGCCCGGCGACTTCGTGGGGGAGCTACCGAACAGGAGCGGGAGGCGGCGCGCGGCGGTCGCCCGTGGTGGCAGTGGTGGCTGATCGGGAGCTTCGTCATCGGCGTCCTGCGCGCGTGTGGGTCCTTCCTCGACGACGACCGCCCCGCCGCGTCGCAGGGGTGGGCTTCCCCCACGCAGAGTGCCGAAGCACAGGCGGCCCTCGCCGACGCCCAGGCGACGTTCGACGCTCTGGCCCAGGAGCAAACCTCGACTCAGGGTTCCTCCCCCTGACCCAATCCTCCCGCCCCCCACCCGCTACCCTGTCTCCCATGACCGTCTCCGACTTTCAGCTTCCCGCCGTCCGGCCCGTGGAGGAGACCGACTGGCGGGCCATCCCCAGCCCGGCCTTCGTCCTCGACGAGTCGCGGCTGCGGCGCAACCTCGCCCTTATCAGTCACGTCCAGCGCGAGAGCGGCGCGCAGATCATCCTCGCCTTCAAGGGCTTCGCCATGTGGAGCGCCTTTCCCATCCTGCGCGAATTCGGCATCACCGGGGCGACCGCGAGCAGTCTCAACGAGGCCCTGCTCGCCCGCGAGGAGATGCGGGGGGAGGTCCACGTCTACGCCCCCGCCTACAGCGACGAGGACTTCCCGCGCATCCTGGAGCTGGCCGATCACCTCGTCTTCAACTCCTTCTCCCAGTGGGAACGCTTCAAACCGCAGGTGGAGGCCGCCCGCGCCGCCGGGAAGACGCTCCACATCGGCATCCGCGTCAACCCTGAATATGCGGAGGTCGAGACGGACCTGTACAACCCCGCCGGGCCGTTCTCGCGGCTGGGGGTGACGCGGCGGGAGTTCCGGGCCGACCTCCTCGACGGCATTGACGGCCTGCACTTCCATACGTTGTGTGAAAAGGACTCGGACACGCTGGAGCGCACGCTGGAGGTCGTGGAGCGCAACTTCGGGGAGTTCCTGCCCCGCATGGGGTGGGTCAACTTCGGCGGCGGGCACCTGATGACGCGCGAGGGGTACGACATCGAGCGGCTGATTCGCGTCGTGCGTGCCTTCCGCCAGAAGTGGGGCGTCCACGTCCTCCTCGAACCCGGCTCGGCCTTCGCGTGGCAGACGGGCTGGCTCGTGAGCAGCGTGCTCGACGTGGTGCACAACGTCAGGGACGCCGCCCTCCTCGACGTGTCGGTGAGTGCCCACATGCCCGACGTGCTGGAGATGCCCTACCGCCCGCGCATCCTCGGTGCCCGCGACCCCATCGCCGGGGAGGTGACTCACCGCGAGGCGCACGACCAGATACCCGGCCACCCCTACCTCATCGGCGGCACGACCTGCCTGGCGGGCGACGTGGTGGGCGAGTACGTCTTCGACCACCCTCTCAGCGTCGGCGACCGCGTGATCTTCGACGACATGATCCATTACACGATGGTGAAGACGACCTTTTTCAACGGCGTCAAGCACCCCGACATCGGCATCCTGCGCGCGGATGGCACCTATGAACGGGTGAAGACCTTCGGGTACGAGGAGTTCAAGGCGAAGCTGAGTTGAGAGCGGCCAGCGATCAACAGCCAGCATGAACAGCGCCCCCACCACTCCCGGCGGGGGCGCTGCTCTGTATCACGGCGAGAGGGCTTGAGCCTGTGCGCTGGGGGCGGGAGTCACCGCCCGTTCGCGCGCCGATTACGACCCGGCCCAGGGGGAAAACGCGAGAGGTGGGGGCGCGGGAGGGGTCAGGCCGGGCGTGGGGCGTGGGGAGGGCCAGTCACGCCCGGCGCGGAGGGTCAGGAGAGGGGGAAAGTCTCGGTCAGGACGGGTCTCCTGGAGATGGTCGTCAGTCTAGGGACGGAGACTGACACGGCTCTGACAGCGGAACCCTGCCGCACAGTGCGCCACCAACACCCCGTTCCCATCTGAGAGCGGGCGTCTCCCCTCCCCCTACCCCAGCCGACCCGCCACCCACAGGGCCAGCGGCGCGACGGCGAGGGCCGGGAGCATGCTGCCCACGCGCACCCGGCGGTCCTCCCAGCCCAGCCCGGCGAGCATCAGGTTCCAACTGATTCCGGCGATGACGAGGCCACCCGCGCCCGTGATCATCAGGACGTAGGGGTTGGTCCTCAGGACGCCGGGGTCCGCCCCATTCAGCAGGCCCGCCGCGAACGCCCCCGCCGCGAGGCTGAGGCCCCCCTGAAGGAGAAATACCGTGATGACGCTGAAGCCGACTCCGATGCCGTACGCCCCTGCCAGCGCGAGCGAGGCGATGCCGTCGAGCGTGCTCTTCAGGACATAGGTGGCGTTGTCGCCCGTCAGGCCGTTTTGCAGCCCGCCCACCACCGTCATCGGGCCGACGCAGAAGAGCAGGCTCGCCGCCACGAACCCCTCCGTGAAGCGCCCGCCGCCCCGGAATCTTCGCTTGAGAGCCTCACCCAGCCCCGCCAGCCCCTCCTCGATCCGCAGCGCCTCGCCGATCACGGCCCCCAGCGCGAGGCTGACGAGCGCGAGGATCACGCCGGGAATGTTGCCGCCCGTCACGCGGTTCAGGCTCCCCGCCATGTCCAGGCCGATGAAGAGCGTCACGAGGCTGAGCGTTTGCAGCAGTGTGCGCTGGGTGCGTTCCGGCAGCCGCCCCCCCAGCGCGAGGCCGAGCAGCGTGCCCAGCAGGACGGCGGCGACGTTGATCAGCGTGCCGGACAGTTGCGAGAGCAGACTCATGAGGGCCTAGCCTAGAGCATCGGGGGCGTGGGTCTTGGACGAGGTTGTTGCAGTGAGGAGTTGTTGAGATTGTGTTTGGATGTGATCTTTTGCTCCTCCCCCTTGAGGGGGGAGGTCGGGAGGGGGTGAACAGGCAGGGCGTCCAGAGCCAGTTGGAAGATTTACGAATCCAATCTGTTAGAGCGATTAACGCTGCTTGCTAACGGCGTTCTCCTCTCTTCCCACAAAAACTACCCCCACCAACCCGGCGGGGGCAGTTCCAGGTCCAACCTCAACTCTCAGCGGCTGCGGTACTTCGGCGTGATCAGTTCCTCGCGCGAGGCGAGGTCCAGCGACGCGGCGAGGCTCTGCGCGGTGGTCAGGCTGTAGGCGTCGGCGGTGGTGTAGGTGACAGCATAACCCATGTCCTGCAAGGTGCCGACGCTCAGGCGCGACAGCGGGTTCTTGACGCCGCTGTTGAGGTAGCCTGTCATCAGCTCGTTCTTGAAGGTCGTCTCGCGCCAGTGGCCGCCCGCCGTGCCGGAGCCGCCCGTGTTCTCGACGGGCACGGTGCTCAGGGTGCCGCCGAAGGCGCGGTACTCGCGCACGCCGTTCGTGCCCCGGTACACGGGGTTGCTCGTGCCGATGCCGCTCACCAGCCCGAAGCGTTGCCACAGGGTCCCGATGCCGAGCGAGTGCCCGAGTTCGTGAACGGCGATGTCGGCGAGCTGGGAGCTGAACTGCGTCAGGTCCGCCGTGTCGAACACCAGTGTGGAATAGGTCGTCAGCCCGTTCGACGAGCGGACGCTGCACGGCCCGCTCTGCGCGAGGGTGCCGCCGGGGCCATCGATGGTCCGGTTGCCCGTGAAGACGAGGATGTCGTCGATGGTGCCCGAGAACGCCGCGTTGCTTCCGCAGGCATTCGCGGGGATGTTCGCCCGCACGCTTGCCAGCCCCTGCGTGACGATGCCCTGCCAGCGGCTCGCGGCGGCGTTCATGGCGTTGACCACGCTCGCGTCGCTGCCCGTGGCGAAGCGCAGGGTGATGTTGTACGGCTCGGTCGCCTGGGTCTCCAGCTCCGCGCTCAGGTAGGGGTCCAGCGGCAGCGAGGCGAGGTCGGGCGCGGTGACGTGCTCATGGGCCGCCTCGGCGTTCGCCACTGTGTCCGTCCCCCCTCCGCAGGAGGCGAGCAGGGCGGTCAGGGACAGGGCGGCGGCGCTCAGCGTCAGACGGCGGGTGAGTCGGGACATGCGGAAACCTCCGGGAGCCAGGGGGCGGGGATAAGGCTGTCTCGGTCTGTCGGGTCTGCTCTGTGGGGGAAAGCGAGCGCAGCCTAGAGCCGCAGGTGTGATCCGCCTGTGAGGACCGCGCCGACACGTCGAAAAGGAGATGTGGATGGACCGGAGGAGAGGTTAAGGGATGCCGAACGCGCCGACGCCCCTATTTCTAGACTGGGTACAACAAAGCTCACACGAGGCCGGGTGTCATGCTCCTCCCAACGTCTCCCAGGCATCCCCGGCGGGGGACGGCCCGCTCCTCCGGCCTCACCGAACCTGTGAATCGATCGTGAGTGAGAGGGAACGCCTTCTTTTCAGTCCCGCCGCTGGCGAACGGAACGCCCCACTCCTCTTCCCCCAGTGGGGGAATGCTGTCTCCGCCTTTACGTTTGACGCCCGGATGACAGGGGACGTGGTACGCTCCTTCCAAGTTGACCTGCCCCTCCGCCGTCTTCCTCTGCCCGCCGCCGCACGGTGCGGACGGGCCGGGTGCCGGGGCGAGCGGGCGGGTCGCCCACAATCCAGAACGTCGTCGGGGCCGCCTTGGGGTGGCCCCGCGTGCTTGTCGGAGGTTGCCTTGACGCTCACCGAACAGTTCCAGACGCTCCCGAAGCTC
This genomic stretch from Deinococcus sp. YIM 134068 harbors:
- a CDS encoding leishmanolysin-related zinc metalloendopeptidase, giving the protein MSRLTRRLTLSAAALSLTALLASCGGGTDTVANAEAAHEHVTAPDLASLPLDPYLSAELETQATEPYNITLRFATGSDASVVNAMNAAASRWQGIVTQGLASVRANIPANACGSNAAFSGTIDDILVFTGNRTIDGPGGTLAQSGPCSVRSSNGLTTYSTLVFDTADLTQFSSQLADIAVHELGHSLGIGTLWQRFGLVSGIGTSNPVYRGTNGVREYRAFGGTLSTVPVENTGGSGTAGGHWRETTFKNELMTGYLNSGVKNPLSRLSVGTLQDMGYAVTYTTADAYSLTTAQSLAASLDLASREELITPKYRSR
- a CDS encoding 2-phosphosulfolactate phosphatase, whose amino-acid sequence is MRLRVDLLPHGHYPDVVLVVDVLRATTTAVQYLERGAEALLLTATPEVALSLREGSSDILLGGERGGLPIPGFDFGNSPVEAAGQNFTGKTVVMNTTNGTGAAFAAAETGKHVLLAALVNAHAAARRARSLATEEIAVVCAGTDTRVGLEDVYTAGVLAEYLLAMGAFSSDDGTRIALTVRRNAADPVETLSSSAHGQHLADLGLGGDVRHAAQVSTSTLVPTLAPGGDTPGALRFVAG
- a CDS encoding DUF4034 domain-containing protein, producing MDLTPPDLLAHLRDARYTDLDPFLTGLQGRFERGEVSELELKRTFDAFQNPDPALGECFRGWMDTHPGSYAAHAALAGWLLGRAWAFRGETTANLVSDQGWRGLHHFLEQAEGCAREATTLTRNPLTAWLTVATVHNTRGCQMSLADVQAQQYPDWYTRPLEDNPHSLELRRVTLLHLRAEWGGSEEHMLTFVRQQQEAGLLGQGDMQKLWAAFHSHVSHHALHFAGDSAAGVERARLAADLQESYADQLLVALTHADAPEAERRVALERFLAAAEGDPRVRASGNFPWALYQAKGWLEPLLPRVTALLTRWAGEGDHEAAVTLGRLHCFNRTWAIPDPTPLLMRARDEGDKAAAEMLVHLQEHGLGLKAALRDTPEKRDAVLKAADLGSDDMSWRVYRGFDAYRGQFELDDRAKYRYLLKAADAGNNDARFALAQQLRAGLVEVGDDGVLRPVDTRPLQDSLDYAKHLLERAAAEEHKGAQKALKKAKDGDWDAKTARRLRGGATEQEREAARGGRPWWQWWLIGSFVIGVLRACGSFLDDDRPAASQGWASPTQSAEAQAALADAQATFDALAQEQTSTQGSSP
- the nspC gene encoding carboxynorspermidine decarboxylase, whose amino-acid sequence is MTVSDFQLPAVRPVEETDWRAIPSPAFVLDESRLRRNLALISHVQRESGAQIILAFKGFAMWSAFPILREFGITGATASSLNEALLAREEMRGEVHVYAPAYSDEDFPRILELADHLVFNSFSQWERFKPQVEAARAAGKTLHIGIRVNPEYAEVETDLYNPAGPFSRLGVTRREFRADLLDGIDGLHFHTLCEKDSDTLERTLEVVERNFGEFLPRMGWVNFGGGHLMTREGYDIERLIRVVRAFRQKWGVHVLLEPGSAFAWQTGWLVSSVLDVVHNVRDAALLDVSVSAHMPDVLEMPYRPRILGARDPIAGEVTHREAHDQIPGHPYLIGGTTCLAGDVVGEYVFDHPLSVGDRVIFDDMIHYTMVKTTFFNGVKHPDIGILRADGTYERVKTFGYEEFKAKLS
- a CDS encoding DUF554 domain-containing protein, with translation MSLLSQLSGTLINVAAVLLGTLLGLALGGRLPERTQRTLLQTLSLVTLFIGLDMAGSLNRVTGGNIPGVILALVSLALGAVIGEALRIEEGLAGLGEALKRRFRGGGRFTEGFVAASLLFCVGPMTVVGGLQNGLTGDNATYVLKSTLDGIASLALAGAYGIGVGFSVITVFLLQGGLSLAAGAFAAGLLNGADPGVLRTNPYVLMITGAGGLVIAGISWNLMLAGLGWEDRRVRVGSMLPALAVAPLALWVAGRLG
- the rpe gene encoding ribulose-phosphate 3-epimerase codes for the protein MTRVKLAPSLLSCDFTRLGEELQAIAGADSAHVDVMDGMFVPNLSFGLPILAAARRATSLFLDVHLMVERPERYLRDFAEAGADGLTVHVEATPHVHRAVGAIRELGRRAGVTLNPGTPLEAVRPVLGDVDLVLVMSVNPGFGGQRFLPASVERVRTLRRWLDEIGSAADVQVDGGVTPENARMLADAGATVLVAGSSVFGPDGAAAGLARLREALA